The Campylobacter armoricus sequence TGTGGTGTGGTTTGATTATAAGGTCTTGTATGATAAAGTTAAAAGAAAACACATTAGTCAAATGACTTATTTTGATTACAAAAGTGAAATGATTATCACACCTAAAGAGTGGCTAGAGAAAGCTAGAGAAAGAAAACTTTTTTATTTTTGGTTTGCTTGGCAAGGTATGATAAATTTTAATTTTTTAAAAAATATAAAATTAAAATTTATTGATGGAATTTTTGCAGAAGATTGTCATTTTGGAGTGATGCTATTTGCTTTAAGTAAAAATATTAATATATTACCAAAACAAATATATATTTATCGCTTAAGAGAACTAAGCTCTATGAATTTTACCAATAAAAAATGGATAATACGTCCAGATTCACATCTAAAAAAAATAGATGTTTTTGAGAATTCAAATACGACTAGATTGTATTATGAAAGTGCAAGTTGGATGCAAATTGCATTAGAATTTATAAAATTTATTGATTCTAATCATTGTTTGAGCGAAGATATAAAAGTATATTTTTTACCAGTGGTATGTAATAAAGCTTTGACTTTACAAAGGTTTGATAAAGACCCGTTGTGTTTAAAAAAATATGCTAAAGATTTAAAAATATATATACAAAATCAACCTTTAGGTGCAGTTGCTAGAGTGAAAGAATATCTTTCATATAAACTTACAAAAGAACTCTCTAAAAAGAAAGGGATAAAGAAATTAATGTTGCCTTTTAGTATTGTTAGAATATCTTTACGACACCAAAAAGAAGTTAGAATGTACAAAAAAAGTATTAAAAGAAATGTTTTAAATAAAAGATTGCCACTAGAATTTTATAAAGACTATCAAAAAGCTTTATGTTTAAAAAATCAAAAGCTAATCAAAGTATTGTATAATACAAAAAATATCTACTTAAGGTTGATTCATGATTTTTAATTCTAGAAAGTTAAAAAAGTTTAAAGCTAACCCAAGATTGTTTTTCAAAGATGCTATAAAAAAAAAGATTTTTTACTTAGGTAGTATGTATAAAAAATATCTTCCTAAAAAATATAAAGCTTTTGCTCGATATACTATAGTTTCAGCTGTGTATAATGTAGAAAAGTATTTAGATGATTTTTTTAATTCTATTATAAATCAAAGACTTGATTTTAAAGCAAATATTTTTATGATATTAGTAGATGATGGCTCCACTGATAACTCCGCCAATATCATTAAGAAATACCAAAAAAAATACCCAAAAAATATTGTTTATATTTATAAAGAAAATGGCGGGCAGGCTAGTGCTAGAAATTTGGGTTTAAAATATATGCAAGAAAATGAATATAAAACTCCTTGGGTTACTTTTACTGATCCAGATGATTTTTTAGATATAAATTATTTTTATTCAATTGACTCAGCTTTGCAAAACTATCAAGATAGTAAGATAAGCTTTGTTGCCAGTCAATTAATATTTTATTACGAAAAGATTAAAGTTTTTAATAATGATAATGTTTTAAAATTTCTTTTTGGGAAAAATGATATAAAATTGGTAAATAATAGCAGTTTGGAGTGTATCCAATTAAGTGCTCCCTCGACTTTTATAAATTATGATTTGTTGGTTGATAAAAATATAGTATTTGATGAAAGTATAAAACTATGTTCTGAAGATGCTAATTTTATTGCACGCATTATGATAAATAGTTTAAATTACCAGTCTTTATATGTGGATAATGCTTTGTATTTTTACCGCAGAAGATCTGATGGAAGTTCTACTATGGGAAATCAAGATGCAATTTTAAATAATAAAAATTTTTATATTAATACAGTTGAGAGAGCTTATGTTGGTATTCTAAATGAAACACTTCGAATTAATACTTTTGTTCCTTTAAGTATTCAACGATGGTTTTTATGTTTGTATATACTTCAATTTATTCATTTGCGAAAGGCTATTAATAAATCTAAAATATTACACATATTGTCAAAATCAGAAGTTTATTATTTCTTTCAAATGTGGGAGCAAATTTTTTATTATATACAAGATGAGATCATTTTACTAGAAAATGATATTGTTTTGTTTGATGTTTTTGAAAAGATTCTAACTTTTTTGTTATTTAAACCAAAAAGTAAATATCATCAATATGTTTTTGTTGATAAAAAAAATGATAAAATACAAATTTTATACCTATCATTAAATCAATGTAAAGTGAAGATTTGTGTAGATGATGAAGTAATTTATTTAAATGCTCAGCAAGAGTTGTTTTTAGATAAAAAAATATTTAAATATCATTATGAAATTCAATTAGAAGATATAAGAAATAAAATTTATATAAAAATAAATGATGAGTATGCAGATATATTATATGAAAAACAGATATTAAAGTTTGTAAATTTTAATAAAATTAATGTAGCAAAAGCAGCAATTGTTTCGGCAAAACCAGATGGATTTGGCATGAGATTAAGCTCTATGCTAGTAGGATTGTATTTATCTAAAAAATTGTCTTTTAATTTTTATTTTTTATGGCCAAAGACAACAGATTTGGAACAATATAATATTAGAAATCATGGTGTGTCGTTACCTGATGTTTCTACTGTTTTTAAATTCAATTTTATAGATAAGTATTTATTAGACAACGGTAAAATTAAAGAGAATTATGGTACAGAAATTTGGTCAAAAAAACGTACTGTAGAAGAATTAAAAAATATTAATTTACAAGAACAATGGGGGTGGTTTTCTACAGAACAAAATCCTAGCGAATGGATTTATAATATTGATAAAGAAAAATGTCTTCAGGAATTAAGTTTTATCTATAAAAATATTCCTTTTTCTTATCGTTTTAGAGAATTGATGTTTTTGGCTGATGAGTATTTGGGTAAAATTGGAAAAGATTTTATTGCCATACATATTAGAAGTGGTGATGTTGTATTCTCGGATACTAAAAATTTAATATTTCATCCAATGATGGAAGAGAGATATTTTCCTTATGAGATAGCAATTGAATTAATAAAAAATATAGGTTTAAATCAGAATGTTGTCATCTTTGGTCAGGATCAGCAGTCAAATAGAAAGTTGATAGATTTTTTTAAAAAATATCATAAGAATGAATTTAATATTTTTGTTGTCGAAAAAAATGAGAAATGTCATGATGATAATGAGCAGATGTTCTTTGAAGTTAATCTTTTGTCTAAGGCAAAAGCTGTATATTCATCTAAAGAAAGTGCATTTTCTAGACTTGCAATGTATATAGCAGGTAAAAATATTTTGATTTCGTATCATAGTATTTTAGATCAAAAAATTCAGATTAATGCAATTAAAAAATATGGTAATTTGCTGAAGCTGGATAATATACAACGAAGTATGTCTTATTTTTTTATTGCACTACACTATTATAATTTAAAAGAATTTTTAAAATCTTTAGATTATACAAGACAAGCTATTAATTTTGATGTAGAGAATTATGGTTATATTTTATTTTTAATATACAGTTGTTTATTAACAAATAATTTACAGGAGGCAGAGCAGGTCATTTGTTGTAATATGGATAATTTTAGTGTATTTAAAAAAATTTTATTTTACCTGTGTCATTGGTCTAATTTACGAATTAGAGAAAAAATTATAGAACTAAATTTTGATAATACTTTCTATGGCTTAAATTTTTTGAAAATGGTTGTTTTATTTGAAAAAGGTGATCCTATGGCCTCTAAGTTTCTTGATAAAATGTTAAAAAGAAATAAAGATAAAGACTTTTGGGAGAGATTTTATTTGATTTGTTTTTTATGTCCTGATGTAAAATTAAAACTACATTTATCCTATAGGCTAGGTTATATTTTAATTCATTCGGGAATTAAAATATTTAATCCTTTTTATTTAATAGATTCTTTTAGAAATGAATTAGTGTGCTATAGAATTAGAATAAATAAAACAAAAGAAATACTAGACAAAACTATGATTTTTAATGATGAATCGAATGTTTTAAAAATAAAAAATCATCTTTCTTATAAGTTAGGAGCACTGTTGATACAGACCCATAAGAGTCGTTTTAAGATTGGTTATTGTATTTTATTATTTCGAATTGTAAAGTTATTTTGTAAGCATTACTACAAAAGGAAATAAGATGAAAAAAAATATTATATTGCTTGGAGGAAGTAGCTTTTTAATCCAAAATGGATTTTCATCTGTTTTTAACATAGATGAAATTAGTTTTGCTAATTTATCTCTTGGAGGTACAACATCAATCCAATTGTTATATGAGTTAAAAAAAGAAAAAAATCGTAAATTATTTGAGAATGCTGATTTAATTATTTTAAATTCCAATGTAAATGAAATTCAAAGTTGTGCAAATGAGTACGAGAGGTTACCATTAGAATTGATTTATCGAGATATGGAATTTTTATTTTTAGAATTAAATAAATTAAATAAAAGAACTCTTGTGCTTATTACTCCATTTTTCTTTTACTGCGATATAGTCAATAAGGTAAATAGTATTGTTAAATATTTGACTAAAAAATACTCATTTAATTTAATAGATATGCAAAAATATTATGAAAAATATAATCTTGAAGATATTGCAAAGGCTTGGGATGGCAGTCATCAATTTGGTTTTATTATGAGAGAGTTAGCTACTAATATTTTAGGACAAATCGAAAATTTTAAAAAAACTATTTGCTTAAGTAATTATCCAAAACTTGAATTTAAAATTTATTGTTTTAGTGAGCATAGAAAACATACAATTCAAAATTCTTTTATGAGTGAACAATATTTACGAATAAAAAATGGAAATAGAATAAAATTTGATAAAAAATATTATGGCTATAAAATTCTCGCAATTCATACTTGGAATAACACAGATAATACAAATATGAATAAAATTATGAAGAAAGATTGGAATACATTAGTACACACTATATCCCCTTTTGTATTGGAAAATAGAAAGATACGAATAAGCAAACCAACTAATTTTATGAATATGATTGTTTCTATTCAGAAAGAAATTTATGTGGATGATTTTACTTTTATTTTTAACTCTGAAGAAAATAATTTTAGTGAATTTTATCATAATGCTAGAACTTGGGAACCATTTAATACTGCAAATCATCTAGATTTAGTTTCGGTGCTCCTTTTAAATGGAGAGTTGATTCAAGATGATTTGGATAAAGTATTTGCAAGCGATAATACACTTTCATCTTGTTATGATTTTGAGTACTTAATACCGCCTATTGAAAAATATAAAGAAATTATTAATGAATATTGTCTTATAGCAAATTCTAGAACATTAAAACAAGATAATCAAGCGAGTTTTCTAAAAGATGTTTTAATTAAAATAGAAGAAAAACTATCTTTCCAAACCAAATATGGCACAGCTAAAACAAGAATTCAAAACCAACTTTCATATAAACTAGGCCAATCTATGATAGCAAATTCTAAATCTTTTTTAGGCTACTTAATAATGCCTATAGCATTATTAAGTATAATAATTTCATTCAAACAAGAACAAAAAATATACCAAGAAAAAATAAAAGAAGACTTTTCTTTAAAATTACCTCCTTTGGAAAACTATCCTGATTATAAAGAAGCTTTAAAAGAAAAAGAATGCTTAACATATAAACTAGGTCAAGCTCTTATACAAGCTAATAAAAATTGGTATGGGGGGGGGTATATCAAATTGCTGTTTGAAATTAGAAAGTTGAAGAAGAGAAAATGAAATATATCAAGGATGAGAATAATAATATTATATATTACTATTTAGAGAAAAGTTTAAATAGTATTACTATTGATTTTAATGCTTTTTGTAATAATATTATTTTTATTGCTGGTAATATTAAAAATATAAAAGTTAATTTTTATGGCTCAAATTCAGTAATATTTTTAGGTGAAAATTGCCAATGTTTCCATATAGAAGTTGCTTCTGATTCTTTGTGTTATATAGGAGATAATACAACATCTGGTGGGGCAAATTTAGTTGCAATTGAAAATCAAAACATTTTAATAGGGAACGACTGTTTGTTTTCTTGGGAAATTTTATTAACAACTAGTGATTATCATGGTATATATGATATTCGTAGTAAAAATAGAGTTTCTTTTGGAGGTGGAATTTATATAGGAGATCATGTCTGGTGTGGTAGGAGAGTATCTATTTTAAAAAAATCTAGAATTTATTCTGGTTCTATAATAGGTTTTAATTCAATATTATGTTCTAAAAAAGTGTTTTCTAATAATATTTTTGCAGGAATTCCAGCAAAGAAAATTAAAGAAAGTATTTTTTGGATTAAAGATAATATTGATAGGCTAGATAAAAAAAACACATTGAAATACAATTATTATTTTAAGGATGATTATATTTTTCAGGAAGATATTAATGAGTATATTGATTTTGACTTTATAGATAAAGAAATAAAATCTTTAACATCATCACAAGACAAATTGCATTTTGTATATGATGTTATTTATAAGAATAATTTTAAAAATAGATTTGTGAATTTTGGAAATATAGGTATGAAAAAAATAAATAGGATCTATTATTTTTCTAAAGAAGTTCAAACCATTATTTCTTTCCAAACCAAATATGGCACAGCTAAAACAAGAATTCAAAACCAACTTTCATATAAACTAGGCCAATCTATGATAGCAAATTCTAAATCTTTTTTAGGCTACTTAATAATGCCTATAGCATTATTAAGTATAATAATTTCATTCAAACAAGAACAAAAAATATACCAAGAAAAAATAAAAGAAGACTTTTCTTTAAAATTACCTCCTTTGGAAAACTATCCTGATTATAAAGAAGCTTTAAAAGAAAAAGAATGCTTAACATATAAACTAGGTCAAGCTCTTATACAAGCTAATAAAAATTGGTATGGGGGGGGGTATATCAAATTGCTGTTTGAAATTAGAAAGTTGAAGAAAGAATTTAAGAATAGAAAAATTTGATATAATCTTTTAAATTAGGTCAAGTTCTTATGTAAATTAATAAAACTTAGTATAAGGGTGAATATGTTAAGATATTGCTAGGAATTAGGGAATTGAAAGGAAAAATTATGGCGATAGAGTTTAATATAAAAGAATCAAAAAAAATAAAAGGTATTTACATTATTACTCCAAATAAATTTAGGGATTTAAGAGGTGAAATTTGGACAGCTTTTACTGAAGAAATATTAGGGGATATTATCCCAAAAGGTTTGAAATTTAAACATGATAAATTTATAAATTCGCATTTTAATGTATTACGAGGTATTCATGGTGATATTAAAACTTGGAAGCTTGTTACTTGTGTTTATGGAGAAGTACATCAGGTTGTAGTTGATTGTAGAAAAGATTCACCTACATACTTAAAATGGGAAAAATTTATTATTAATCGAGATAATCAACAATTAATTTTACTACCGCCAAATATGGGAAATTCGCATTATGTTAGTTCCAAAGATGCTGTTTATTATTATAAACTTGCGTATGAGGGTGAGTATTTGGATGCACCGGATCAATTTACTTATGCTTGGGATGATGAAAGAATAGGCGTTGATTGGCCGACTAATTCACCAATTCTCTCAGAAAGAGATATTTTAGCTACAAAAAAGGAAAATAAATGAATAAAGATTCTAAGATTTATATTGCAGGACATACAGGGTTAGTTGGATCGGCATTATTAAAAGAACTGACAAAACAAGGATATTATAATATATTAACTAGAACACACAAAGAATTAGATTTATTAAATCAACATGATGTTGATGGTTTCTTTAGAGAAGAAAAGCCAGATTTTGTATTCTTTGCTGCTGCAAAGATGGGTGGAATGATGGAACAGATTCAAAGAAGAGCAGATTTTTTATATTTAAATTTGATGATGCAAACAAATATTATACAAAGCTCCTATATGCATAATGTCAAAAAAATGCTTTATCTTGGAAGTATTTGTGTTTATCCTGAAAAAGCATCTTTGCCTATTCATGAAGATAGTATGTTGACAGGAGAATTGCAATATATTAATGAGCCTTATGCTTTAGCTAAAATTACTGGTTCTAAGATGTGTGAATTTTATAATCAACAATATGGTACAAATTTTATAAGTTTAATGTTGACATCTATATATGGTCCTAATGATAATTTTAATCTTGAAACAGCACATGTTTTTCCAGCTATTTTTAGAAAGATTTATTTAGGAAAGTTATTGAAAGAAAAACAATATGATTCTTTGTTGAATGAGCTTCAAGTTGAGCAATTAGAATATGCTAAGGAGTATTTGTCTAAAATGGGAATTTCTGAGGAGTTTGTGATATTGTTTGGTACTGGTAATCCAAAACGAGAATTTATTTATATAGATGATGTTGTTTCGGCTGCTATTTTTTCTATGTATAATATTAATTATAAAGACATTAAAAAAGATAAAAATGTACATATTAATATTGGAACAGGAGTTGAATTTTCTATTAAAGAAGTTGCTTTTGAAATTGCTAAAGTTATGGGATACAATGGAGATATTTTATTTGATTCTTCAAAGCCAGATGGTACTATGAGAAAAATTATAGATTGTTCTAAAATTCATTCTTTGGGGTGGAAGCATAAAATCGAACTCAATGAAGGAATAAAAATGATGTATGATTGGTATTTAAATAGTCGTAATAAAGAAGTAAAAACTCACATACGGGGGGGGTATAGAATAATTTGCATTTATTCTCCTTATAGTGACACCTATAAGGAGGTAGCATGACAAAAAACTCCAAAATATATATAGCTGGACATAATGGTTTAACCGGATCAGCTATTTTAAAAAAATTACAACAACAAGGTTATAAAAATTTTATTTTAAAATCTCACAAAGAACTAGATTTAACAAATCAACAAACTGTGAAATATTTTTTTGAAAAAGAAAAACCAGAATATGTTTTTTTATGTGCTGCAAAAGTAGGTGGGATATTAGCTAATAATACTTATAGAGCAGATTTTATATATCAAAACTTGCAAATTCAAAACAATGTTATTCACAGTGCTTATTTAAATAATGTAAAAAAACTTCTATTTTTAGGAACAGCTTGTATATATCCCAAAAACTGTTCTCAGCCTATGAAAGAAGAGTATCTTTTGACAAGTATTTTGGAATATACAAACGAACCTTATGCTATATCTAAAATAGCAGGTCTTAAAATGTGTGAGTCTTATAATTTACAATATAACACAAACTTTATTTCTGTTATGCCTTGTTCTTTGTATGGTTTAAATGATAATTTTAATTTAGAAAAATCACATGTATTACCAGCATTGATTAGAAAATTCCATTTGGCTAAGTTACTTAACGAAAAAAAATATGATCTTGTATTAAAAGATGTACAGATGGATGATATTATTCAAGCTAAAGAGTATCTTCAAAAATTTGGTATTAGTGAGGATGAAGTTGAAATTTGGGGAACTGGAAATGCAAGAAGAGAATTTTTACATGCCGATGATATGGCAGATGCTTGTATTTATGTGATGGAAAATATCAACTTTAATGACTTATATAATTCTCAATATAGCGAAATAAGAAATACGCATATCAATATAGGCTCTGGTAAAGATGTGGCAATAAAAGATTTGGTTTCTTTAATAAATAGAATTATTGATTTTAAGGGAAATATATTTTATAATAGTATAAAACCAGAAGGGACTTTTCAAAAACTTAGTAGTTGTGATAAAATCTATTCTCTGGGTTGGAAACATAAAATCGAACTTGAAGAGGGTGTTAGAATGATGTATGATTGGTATTTAAAGCAAAAATATATAAGGAATTAAGATAAAAATGTTATTATTTTCATAAAAAAAGGTTTATTATGAAAAAAAAAAAACATTAATTACAGGTTTTACTGGACAAGTTGGCTCACAAATGGCGGATTTTCTATTAGAAAATACTGATTATGAAGTTATTGGCATGATGCGTTGGCAAGAACCTATGGATAACATTTATCATTTAAGTGATAGGATTAATAAAAAAGATAGAATTAATATTTTCTATGCTGATTTGAATGATTATTCAAGTATTCAAAAGCTTTTTGAGAGCAAACGACCGGATGTGATCTTTCATTTAGCCGCACAATCTTACCCAAAAACTTCTTTTGATATACCTATAGAAACTTTACAAACTAATATCATAGGTACAGCAAATATTTTAGAAAATATTAGATTATTAAAAGCCAAAGATGGTTATGACCCTGTAGTGCATATATGCTCTTCTAGCGAAGTTTATGGTAGAGCAAAGGCTGGTATTAAGCTAAATGAAGATACAACTTTTCATGGTGCAAGTCCTTATAGTATAAGCAAAATAGGAACTGATTATTTGGGAAGATTTTATGGTGAGGCTTATGGCATAAAAACTTATGTCACTAGGATGGGGACTCATAGTGGTCCAAGACGCTCTGATGTGTTCTTTGAAAGCACTGTTGCAAAGCAAATCGCGTTGATTGAAGCAGGTTATCAAGAACCTATTATTAAAGTAGGAAATTTATCAAGTGTGAGAACTTTTCAAGATGCAAGAGATGCTATAAGGGCTTATTATTTGCTTTCATTAGAAAGTGAAAAGGGCAAAGTTCCTTATGGTGAAGCTTTCAATATAGCAGGTGAAGAAGCTTTTAAACTTCCTGAAGTTATCGACATACTTTTGAGTTTTTCTACAAGAAAAGATATCAAAGTAGAACAAGATGAAGAAAGATTGCGTCCTATTGATGCAGACTACCAAATGTTTGATAATACTAAAATCAAAAGTTATATCAATTGGAAGCCAGAAATTCCAGCTAGGCAGATGTTTGAAGATTTATTAAATCATTGGAGAAAAGAAATCTCTATGGGTAGAATCCCACTAAATAGGTAGTAATCATGATAATTCGTTCTCAAACTCCTTTGCGTTTAGGTTTAGCCGGTGGAGGCACTGATATAAATTTATATTGTGATCAATATACAGGTTATGTTTTAAATGCAACGATATCTTTATATGTGCATTGTACTTTGACAGAAAGAGATGATGAAAAAATTATCTTTGACTCATCAGATACTAATGCAAAAGTAGAGTATAAGAGTAAAGATTTTTTAGAAAATGATGGCAAGCTAGATCTTTATAAAGCAATTTATAATCGCTTAGTAAAAGATTACATTAAAAAACCTTTAAGTTTTTCTTTGCATACTTACTCAGATGTGCCAAGTGGTAGTGGGCTTGGTGGTAGTTCTACTTTGGTAGTGGGTATCATTAAAGTATTTGTTGAGTGGTTAAATTTGCCATTAGGTGAGTATGAGATTGCGCGTTTGGCTTATGAAATTGAGCGAGAAGATATGGCTATAGTAGGTGGAGCACAAGATCAATATGCTGCCACCTTTGGTGGTTTTAACTTTATGGAATTTTATGATCAAAAAAGAGTGATAGTTAATCCCTTGCGTATAAAAAATTGGATAGCAAGCGAACTTGAAGCTAGAGTTTTGTTATATTTTACAAATATTACCAGAGAAGCTAAAGACATAGAAGAGCATAAAAAAGGGAAACTAGGAGATGAAAACTCCCTTAATGCTATGCATGCGATAAAACAAGATGCCTTAGATATGAAAGAAGCATTATTTAGAGCTGATTTTGATAAAATAGCTCAAATTTTAGGAAAATCATGGCAGTCAAAAAAGATTATCTCTGATATAGTAAGCAATGATGAGCTTGAAAGAATTTACCATTTAGCTATAGAAAATGGTGCTTATAGTGGCAAAACAAGTGGAGCTGGTGCCGGAGGATTTATGTTTTTTATGGTTGATCCTATAAAAAAATATAAACTTAAAAAAATTCTAAACGAACAACAAGGATATGTGCAAGAGTTCTATTTCACTAAAGAAGGAGCAAAGTCATGGAAAATTTAAATTTATATATAAAATCTCATTTTAGTGATTCAATCGATATTAAAACTAAGATTTTAAACGATGATAATATAGTTGATCTAATTAAAGAAGTTTCTTTAAAAGTAATTAGTGCTTATAAAAATGGCAATAAAACTTTACTAGCAGGTAATGGAGGAAGCGCAGCTGATGCACAGCATATAGCAGGGGAATTTGTGAGTAGATTTTACTTTGATAGGCCTGGTATTGCAAGTATTGCCTTAAGTACTGATACGAGTATTTTAACAGCCATTGGCAATGACTATGGTTACGAAAATTTATTTGCTAGACAAGTGCAAGCTCAAGGTGTGAGTGGAGATGTATTTATAGGAATTTCTACAAGTGGAAATAGTAAAAATATTTTAAAAGCTTTGGAAATTTGCAAAGAAAAAGGAATTTTAAGTATAGGTTTAACCGGAGCTAGTGGTGGAGCTATGAATGAACTTTGTGATTATTGTATCAAAGTACCATCATCTTGTACGCCAAGAATCCAAGAAGCACATATTTTGATAGGACATATCATCTGTGCTATAGTAGAAGAAGAGCTTTTTGGCAAGGGGTTTGATTGCAAGCTATAGTTTTAGCAGGGGGGCTTGGCACAAGATTAAAAAGTGTGGTACAAGATCTCCCAAAGCCTATGGCGCCCATTAATGGAAAACCATTTTTAGTTTTTGTTTTGGAATATTTAAAAAAACAAGGAATCACTGAAATTGTTTTAAGTGTTTCGTATAAATATGAACTTATCCAAGAATACTTTAAAGAAAAATTTGAAGGTATGAAAATACACTATAATATTGAAAAAGAGCTTTTAGGTACAGGTGGAGCTATAAAAGATGCCTTGAAATTGATACAAAATCAAGCTTATGTTTTAAATGGAGATACTATATTTGATATTGATCTAAA is a genomic window containing:
- a CDS encoding GDP-mannose 4,6-dehydratase; the encoded protein is MTGFTGQVGSQMADFLLENTDYEVIGMMRWQEPMDNIYHLSDRINKKDRINIFYADLNDYSSIQKLFESKRPDVIFHLAAQSYPKTSFDIPIETLQTNIIGTANILENIRLLKAKDGYDPVVHICSSSEVYGRAKAGIKLNEDTTFHGASPYSISKIGTDYLGRFYGEAYGIKTYVTRMGTHSGPRRSDVFFESTVAKQIALIEAGYQEPIIKVGNLSSVRTFQDARDAIRAYYLLSLESEKGKVPYGEAFNIAGEEAFKLPEVIDILLSFSTRKDIKVEQDEERLRPIDADYQMFDNTKIKSYINWKPEIPARQMFEDLLNHWRKEISMGRIPLNR
- a CDS encoding glycosyltransferase produces the protein MIFNSRKLKKFKANPRLFFKDAIKKKIFYLGSMYKKYLPKKYKAFARYTIVSAVYNVEKYLDDFFNSIINQRLDFKANIFMILVDDGSTDNSANIIKKYQKKYPKNIVYIYKENGGQASARNLGLKYMQENEYKTPWVTFTDPDDFLDINYFYSIDSALQNYQDSKISFVASQLIFYYEKIKVFNNDNVLKFLFGKNDIKLVNNSSLECIQLSAPSTFINYDLLVDKNIVFDESIKLCSEDANFIARIMINSLNYQSLYVDNALYFYRRRSDGSSTMGNQDAILNNKNFYINTVERAYVGILNETLRINTFVPLSIQRWFLCLYILQFIHLRKAINKSKILHILSKSEVYYFFQMWEQIFYYIQDEIILLENDIVLFDVFEKILTFLLFKPKSKYHQYVFVDKKNDKIQILYLSLNQCKVKICVDDEVIYLNAQQELFLDKKIFKYHYEIQLEDIRNKIYIKINDEYADILYEKQILKFVNFNKINVAKAAIVSAKPDGFGMRLSSMLVGLYLSKKLSFNFYFLWPKTTDLEQYNIRNHGVSLPDVSTVFKFNFIDKYLLDNGKIKENYGTEIWSKKRTVEELKNINLQEQWGWFSTEQNPSEWIYNIDKEKCLQELSFIYKNIPFSYRFRELMFLADEYLGKIGKDFIAIHIRSGDVVFSDTKNLIFHPMMEERYFPYEIAIELIKNIGLNQNVVIFGQDQQSNRKLIDFFKKYHKNEFNIFVVEKNEKCHDDNEQMFFEVNLLSKAKAVYSSKESAFSRLAMYIAGKNILISYHSILDQKIQINAIKKYGNLLKLDNIQRSMSYFFIALHYYNLKEFLKSLDYTRQAINFDVENYGYILFLIYSCLLTNNLQEAEQVICCNMDNFSVFKKILFYLCHWSNLRIREKIIELNFDNTFYGLNFLKMVVLFEKGDPMASKFLDKMLKRNKDKDFWERFYLICFLCPDVKLKLHLSYRLGYILIHSGIKIFNPFYLIDSFRNELVCYRIRINKTKEILDKTMIFNDESNVLKIKNHLSYKLGALLIQTHKSRFKIGYCILLFRIVKLFCKHYYKRK
- a CDS encoding GDP-L-fucose synthase family protein, translated to MTKNSKIYIAGHNGLTGSAILKKLQQQGYKNFILKSHKELDLTNQQTVKYFFEKEKPEYVFLCAAKVGGILANNTYRADFIYQNLQIQNNVIHSAYLNNVKKLLFLGTACIYPKNCSQPMKEEYLLTSILEYTNEPYAISKIAGLKMCESYNLQYNTNFISVMPCSLYGLNDNFNLEKSHVLPALIRKFHLAKLLNEKKYDLVLKDVQMDDIIQAKEYLQKFGISEDEVEIWGTGNARREFLHADDMADACIYVMENINFNDLYNSQYSEIRNTHINIGSGKDVAIKDLVSLINRIIDFKGNIFYNSIKPEGTFQKLSSCDKIYSLGWKHKIELEEGVRMMYDWYLKQKYIRN
- a CDS encoding dTDP-4-dehydrorhamnose 3,5-epimerase family protein; the protein is MAIEFNIKESKKIKGIYIITPNKFRDLRGEIWTAFTEEILGDIIPKGLKFKHDKFINSHFNVLRGIHGDIKTWKLVTCVYGEVHQVVVDCRKDSPTYLKWEKFIINRDNQQLILLPPNMGNSHYVSSKDAVYYYKLAYEGEYLDAPDQFTYAWDDERIGVDWPTNSPILSERDILATKKENK
- a CDS encoding glycosyltransferase family 2 protein; this encodes MQTKTVVGVVIPIYNVEKYLKECLDSVINQTYTNLEIILVNDGSTDENSLNIAKEYTLKDKRITLFDKKNGGQSTARNTGIEYFSGEYKLKNKTKNLKKNSLIEFNIEGNNPYEIYTVYKSYKAFNDEQDLTNFTYPIIDYIIFLDSDDYWELNCIEECVPRMDGVDVVWFDYKVLYDKVKRKHISQMTYFDYKSEMIITPKEWLEKARERKLFYFWFAWQGMINFNFLKNIKLKFIDGIFAEDCHFGVMLFALSKNINILPKQIYIYRLRELSSMNFTNKKWIIRPDSHLKKIDVFENSNTTRLYYESASWMQIALEFIKFIDSNHCLSEDIKVYFLPVVCNKALTLQRFDKDPLCLKKYAKDLKIYIQNQPLGAVARVKEYLSYKLTKELSKKKGIKKLMLPFSIVRISLRHQKEVRMYKKSIKRNVLNKRLPLEFYKDYQKALCLKNQKLIKVLYNTKNIYLRLIHDF
- a CDS encoding GDP-L-fucose synthase family protein, with translation MNKDSKIYIAGHTGLVGSALLKELTKQGYYNILTRTHKELDLLNQHDVDGFFREEKPDFVFFAAAKMGGMMEQIQRRADFLYLNLMMQTNIIQSSYMHNVKKMLYLGSICVYPEKASLPIHEDSMLTGELQYINEPYALAKITGSKMCEFYNQQYGTNFISLMLTSIYGPNDNFNLETAHVFPAIFRKIYLGKLLKEKQYDSLLNELQVEQLEYAKEYLSKMGISEEFVILFGTGNPKREFIYIDDVVSAAIFSMYNINYKDIKKDKNVHINIGTGVEFSIKEVAFEIAKVMGYNGDILFDSSKPDGTMRKIIDCSKIHSLGWKHKIELNEGIKMMYDWYLNSRNKEVKTHIRGGYRIICIYSPYSDTYKEVA